In Quercus lobata isolate SW786 chromosome 12, ValleyOak3.0 Primary Assembly, whole genome shotgun sequence, a genomic segment contains:
- the LOC115972368 gene encoding vinorine synthase-like translates to MTQMKTQIVSRTCIKPSSPTPHNLKTFKLSLLDQLSPAIHGNMTFFFPADVAATTDPDIEFSRKSRLLQESVSDTLTRFYPLAGRLLDASTIDCNDSGGFFIEAQCDSPLSDFLSKPNFETLDQFLPTTDPQTMELSKGSMWLIKFTKFNCGGTTISVSLTHKIADIAALLTLLKSWTDACRGLREPTLPDFTGSSLLPPREIPGMSGSLNIAGDKFIARRFVVSASKIAELKEKVISMTGREQYYPSRVELILAKLWKCAAAVVKSKTGSFKPTALFQAVNLRGRMDPPLPDTVFGNFVWPFAVFVEEESDLELHKLVQSMRETKNDFLNNKANKFRGEGGFSALMEALKERAEIFRNRKELVVYKCSSWCKFPLYETDFGWGKPAWMTSINKLVSNTISLQDTTDGAVEVLMTLDEEEMSIFERHEELLEFASVNPSIDV, encoded by the coding sequence ATGACTCAGATGAAGACTCAGATTGTTTCCAGAACTTGCATCAAACCTTCTTCACCTACTCCTCACAACCTCAAAAccttcaaactctctcttcttGACCAGCTCTCTCCGGCCATCCATGGCAACATGACCTTCTTCTTTCCCGCAGATGTCGCCGCCACCACCGACCCTGATATTGAATTCTCACGCAAATCCCGACTCCTCCAGGAATCCGTATCCGATACCCTCACCCGCTTCTACCCCCTCGCCGGTCGCCTCCTTGACGCCTCCACCATTGACTGCAACGACTCTGGTGGGTTCTTCATCGAAGCCCAATGTGATAGCCCGCTTTCTGACTTCCTTAGCAAACCAAACTTTGAGACACTTGATCAATTCCTTCCCACCACTGACCCTCAAACCATGGAATTGTCCAAGGGTTCCATGTGGCTTATCAAGTTCACCAAGTTCAACTGCGGTGGCACCACAATTAGTGTTTCCCTTACACACAAGATCGCCGATATCGCTGCGCTACTAACGCTGTTAAAGAGCTGGACCGACGCATGTCGAGGTTTGAGGGAACCTACTCTCCCCGATTTCACCGGATCTTCTCTCTTGCCGCCTAGAGAGATTCCGGGCATGTCAGGATCTCTGAATATTGCCGGCGATAAGTTCATAGCAAGGAGGTTCGTGGTCAGTGCCTCTAAAATTGCGgagcttaaagaaaaagttataaGCATGACTGGACGAGAGCAGTACTATCCTTCACGTGTGGAACTAATACTAGCAAAACTCTGGAAATGTGCAGCAGCGGTTGTCAAATCAAAAACCGGGTCTTTCAAGCCCACCGCGTTGTTTCAAGCAGTGAACCTCCGAGGTAGAATGGACCCACCTCTGCCTGACACGGTGTTCGGGAACTTTGTGTGGCCGTTTGCAGTGTTTGTTGAAGAAGAGAGCGACCTGGAACTACACAAGCTAGTGCAAAGCATGAGGGAGACAAAGAATGACTTCCTCAACAACAAGGCAAACAAGTTCAGAGGGGAGGGAGGTTTCTCAGCTCTAATGGAAGCTCTCAAAGAGAGGGCAGAGATCTTCAGGAATAGGAAGGAATTGGTGGTATACAAATGCTCAAGTTGGTGCAAATTTCCATTGTATGAAACCGATTTCGGCTGGGGCAAGCCGGCATGGATGACAAGCATAAACAAGCTTGTGAGTAATACCATTTCTTTGCAGGACACGACTGACGGTGCAGTCGAAGTTCTTATGACCTTGGATGAGGAAGAGATGTCCATATTTGAACGCCATGAGGAGCTCCTGGAATTTGCTTCAGTCAACCCCAGCATTGATGTTTGA
- the LOC115970144 gene encoding uncharacterized protein LOC115970144 codes for MEFVKRSIKFDHLFVVEAKGRAGGLCILWKDGLSVKVVDFNKNLIAVKIFDSACEWLLVGFYGPPYPSKKKKARENLMALLEAHHGPWMCFGDFNFVLNENEILGGKKGSSSTNFLKDLMFEVGAIDLGYSGVKYTWAKDSAWNDEHGGSEFTRLCKKQAATRDALKKWNKEVFGKCQERINAIMKRIKEIQSQPPSFQYGDLEAALQAELSEWLLRSETLWRQKSRELWLKLGDKNSKFFHLSTIVRRKRNNIDAIRDGNGSWITEGNAIRKRFLDHFKDLF; via the exons ATGGAGTTTGTTAAAAGGTCTATTAAGTTTGATCACCTGTTTGTTGTTGAAGCAAAAGGCAGAGCAGGAGGGCTCTGTATTTTGTGGAAAGATGGGTTATCTGTTAAGGTTGTGGATTTCAACAAAAATCTTATTGctgttaaaatttttgattcTGCTTGTGAATGGCTCTTGGTTGGCTTCTATGGTCCACCGTATccatcaaaaaagaagaaggctcGGGAAAATCTTATGGCATTACTTGAAGCTCATCATGGACCTTGGATGTGTTTTGGGGATTTCAACTTTGTGCTCAATGAGAATGAAATTTTAGGAGGCAAAAAAGGCAGCTCCTCCACAAATTTTCTCAAGGACCTGATGTTTGAGGTTGGAGCAATTGATTTAGGTTACTCTGGGGTTAAATACACTTGGGCGAAAG ACAGTGCTTGGAATGATGAACACGGGGGCTCTGAATTCACTAGGTTGTGTAAGAAGCAGGCTGCCACTAGAGATGCGCTAAAAAAGTGGAACAAGGAAGTGTTCGGAAAGTGTCAGGAGAGGATCAATGCCATTATGAAGCGTATCAAAGAAATTCAAAGTCAGCCCCCATCGTTTCAATATGGGGATTTAGAAGCAGCCCTTCAAGCAGAGTTATCAGAATGGCTCCTCCGGAGTGAAACACTGTGGCGCCAAAAATCAAGGGAGTTGTGGCTGAAGTTAGGGgacaaaaattctaaattttttcacTTGTCCACAATTGtgagaaggaaaagaaataatatcgATGCTATTCGAGACGGAAATGGATCATGGATTACAGAGGGCAATGCTATCAGAAAGAGGTTCCTTGACCATTTCAAGGATCTGTTCTAG